From a single Candidatus Saccharibacteria bacterium genomic region:
- the rpmH gene encoding 50S ribosomal protein L34: protein MMPKRTFQPKKRHASRVHGFLARMASRSGRDVLKRRRNKGRRALSK, encoded by the coding sequence ATTATGCCAAAGCGAACATTCCAACCAAAAAAGCGCCATGCTTCAAGAGTCCACGGATTCTTGGCTCGTATGGCTAGCAGGTCTGGTCGCGACGTACTCAAAAGACGCCGCAACAAAGGCCGCAGAGCTCTTTCGAAGTAG
- the rnpA gene encoding ribonuclease P protein component codes for MLASKYRFHGRGSIMHTFRRGQVHRSSALQIRVFAKKSGGPKVAVVVSKKVDKKAVVRNRIRRRIFTYMENQRSRLGSNDLVISVFDNSISIKPAGDVAIELDDLLKKAGL; via the coding sequence TTGTTAGCAAGTAAGTACCGCTTCCATGGACGCGGGTCGATTATGCATACCTTTAGAAGGGGGCAGGTTCATCGTAGCTCTGCTCTACAGATTAGGGTTTTCGCCAAGAAATCTGGCGGGCCGAAAGTAGCGGTAGTTGTTTCAAAAAAAGTTGATAAGAAGGCCGTAGTGCGGAACCGGATTCGACGACGCATATTTACGTATATGGAAAATCAGCGTAGTCGTTTGGGCTCCAACGATCTCGTAATCTCGGTATTCGATAACAGTATAAGCATTAAACCGGCTGGCGATGTAGCAATTGAGCTGGACGATCTGCTCAAAAAAGCTGGTTTGTAG
- a CDS encoding YidC/Oxa1 family membrane protein insertase has product MFTTLIVQPLFNLLVAIYAIIPGHNFGLAIIIFTVLVRWAMLPLLKKQLRNTLAMRSLQPELKRIKKAAAGNKQTESMMVMELYKERGINPFGAIGLLIVQLPLFIALYSGLQRIVKDPNSILNFSYSWLQDLPWMKTLAADISKFDNTLFGLVDLGRTAVEKAGGVYWAAMIVVAGSALVQWLQIRQTMPHDPEARKLRHILRDAKTGEQPDTSEVNAAMGRNMSFFMPIFIFMITVGIAAAMSLYWLVSGLVAYIQQAYLLKQDEYQLEAIANSKTATGGGKARSGVTTTIITSEAKTSGPKKAVATSSSKNSKNQKHKKRRR; this is encoded by the coding sequence ATGTTCACAACCCTTATAGTGCAGCCATTATTCAACCTACTAGTGGCGATTTATGCTATTATTCCTGGCCATAACTTTGGCCTTGCCATCATAATATTTACAGTTCTAGTGCGCTGGGCAATGTTGCCACTGCTCAAAAAACAACTACGTAACACACTTGCCATGCGCTCACTACAGCCCGAGCTAAAGCGTATAAAAAAGGCCGCAGCTGGCAACAAACAGACTGAGTCGATGATGGTCATGGAGCTTTATAAGGAGCGGGGCATTAATCCTTTTGGCGCAATTGGCTTACTGATTGTTCAGCTGCCATTGTTTATCGCTCTATATTCTGGGTTGCAGCGTATAGTTAAAGACCCAAACTCTATCCTAAATTTTTCTTATAGCTGGCTACAAGATTTGCCCTGGATGAAAACTTTGGCCGCTGATATTTCTAAATTCGACAACACACTCTTTGGTTTGGTTGATCTCGGGCGTACTGCGGTCGAGAAGGCCGGGGGTGTTTATTGGGCGGCGATGATTGTGGTTGCGGGCAGTGCATTAGTCCAGTGGCTACAAATTCGCCAAACCATGCCCCATGACCCAGAAGCCAGAAAACTCCGCCATATACTCAGAGATGCTAAAACGGGCGAACAGCCCGATACCAGTGAAGTGAATGCCGCGATGGGTCGTAATATGAGTTTCTTCATGCCAATATTCATTTTTATGATCACTGTGGGTATTGCCGCGGCGATGTCGCTTTACTGGCTGGTTAGCGGTCTGGTGGCCTATATCCAACAAGCCTACCTGCTTAAGCAAGATGAGTACCAGCTTGAAGCAATTGCCAATTCTAAAACAGCTACTGGCGGCGGTAAGGCTCGATCTGGCGTTACCACCACAATTATCACTAGCGAAGCAAAAACTAGCGGTCCCAAAAAAGCGGTCGCAACCTCTTCATCTAAAAACTCTAAAAATCAAAAACATAAAAAAAGGAGAAGGTAG
- a CDS encoding KH domain-containing protein codes for MEESILFAKKYLEDVLSFFGLNTDVYATSEDGEVIELNIPSTHLNGFLIGQHGDTVRSLQYLVSMALKNAGYEHNRVNVDVADYKKQRAHRLEDRAVEWLEQVKKSGEAKHLSPMNAADRRTIHRLAGEHGLTTHSEGEGRDRHIVIGVEAPSN; via the coding sequence GTGGAAGAGAGTATACTTTTTGCCAAGAAATATTTAGAGGACGTGCTGTCGTTTTTTGGTCTCAATACTGACGTCTATGCAACTAGTGAGGACGGCGAAGTAATTGAGCTAAACATACCGAGCACCCACTTAAACGGCTTTTTGATCGGGCAGCATGGCGACACAGTAAGATCGCTCCAGTACCTAGTTAGTATGGCGCTTAAAAACGCTGGCTATGAGCACAACCGCGTCAATGTCGACGTCGCTGACTACAAGAAACAGCGGGCTCATCGTCTCGAAGACCGAGCTGTCGAGTGGCTTGAGCAGGTTAAAAAATCCGGCGAAGCCAAACACCTAAGCCCAATGAATGCTGCTGATCGCCGCACCATACACCGGCTAGCGGGTGAGCACGGTCTTACCACCCACAGTGAAGGTGAAGGCCGCGACCGCCACATTGTTATCGGAGTAGAAGCCCCCAGTAATTAG